A stretch of the Oscillospiraceae bacterium genome encodes the following:
- a CDS encoding 50S ribosomal protein L3 produces the protein MQKAIIGKKLGMTQLFDENGKFIPVTVVEVGPCPVVMKKTVENDGYDAVQLGFSDLKEKKVNKPQKGHFNKAGVGFKRFLREFRLDDCSTLNIGDEVKADIFNDGDKIDVTGTSKGKGFAGVIKRWGNHRGPMTHGSGFHRSSGSMGACSSPSRVFKGKKLPGHMGNVKVTVQNLDVVKVMADKNLLLVKGSVPGPKGGILIIKDSVKK, from the coding sequence ATGCAAAAAGCAATTATCGGTAAAAAATTGGGAATGACCCAATTATTCGATGAAAACGGAAAATTCATTCCGGTTACAGTTGTTGAAGTTGGTCCTTGCCCTGTTGTTATGAAGAAAACAGTGGAAAATGACGGCTACGATGCTGTGCAGTTAGGTTTTTCAGACCTGAAAGAAAAGAAAGTTAACAAACCGCAGAAAGGTCACTTTAACAAAGCAGGCGTTGGCTTTAAAAGATTTTTAAGAGAATTCAGACTTGATGACTGTTCTACTTTAAACATCGGTGACGAAGTTAAAGCAGACATCTTTAATGACGGCGACAAAATTGATGTTACAGGAACATCTAAAGGTAAAGGTTTTGCCGGCGTTATCAAAAGATGGGGTAACCACAGAGGTCCTATGACTCACGGTTCAGGTTTCCACAGAAGTTCAGGTTCAATGGGTGCTTGTTCATCACCATCCAGAGTTTTCAAAGGTAAGAAGTTACCTGGACACATGGGTAATGTAAAAGTTACAGTTCAAAATCTTGATGTAGTTAAAGTTATGGCTGACAAAAACTTATTATTAGTTAAAGGTTCAGTTCCAGGCCCTAAAGGCGGTATTTTAATTATAAAAGATTCAGTTAAGAAATAA
- the rpsJ gene encoding 30S ribosomal protein S10: MAGNEKIRIRLKAYDHMLIDQSAEKIVETVKRTGAKVSGPIPLPTKKEVVTILRAVHKYKDSREQFEMRTHKRLIDILSPTPKTLEALTKLDLPAGVEINIKL; this comes from the coding sequence ATGGCAGGAAATGAAAAAATCAGAATCAGACTTAAAGCGTACGATCATATGCTTATCGACCAATCAGCTGAGAAGATAGTTGAAACTGTTAAGAGAACCGGAGCGAAGGTTTCAGGACCTATTCCGCTACCAACTAAAAAAGAAGTTGTTACTATCTTAAGAGCGGTTCATAAGTATAAAGATTCCCGTGAACAGTTCGAAATGAGAACTCACAAAAGACTTATCGACATTTTAAGTCCTACACCTAAGACACTTGAAGCTTTAACAAAACTTGATTTGCCAGCTGGTGTAGAAATCAACATCAAACTTTAA
- a CDS encoding RluA family pseudouridine synthase, with protein MKKIIINSNDANQRVDKFLSKYIKNAPLSYIYKAIRKKRVKLNGKKCEISTRLSEGDVLELYINDEFFENVESDQDFLKIKPDLDIVYEDENIMLVNKKQGVLVHSDEKESFNTLINHILSYLYINKEYDPKKEHSFRPSLCNRIDRNTSGIVIAAKNAETLNIINEKIKNNEIQKYYLCIALGTFKNKKGILKDYLLKDSKNNTVSVIKEYKKGAKEIITEYKVLKEKNNLSLVEVHLITGRTHQIRAHLASIGHPLLGDTKYAKLSDMPIKSRKQYLCSYKTYFNKTEDENLLTYLEGKTYEIKNPVILKDFEMFTNK; from the coding sequence ATGAAAAAAATTATAATCAATTCAAACGATGCCAACCAGAGAGTTGACAAATTTTTAAGTAAATATATTAAAAACGCTCCTTTATCTTATATATATAAGGCAATAAGGAAAAAGAGGGTTAAGTTAAACGGAAAGAAATGCGAGATATCAACAAGGCTGTCCGAGGGCGATGTACTTGAACTTTACATAAATGACGAGTTTTTTGAAAATGTTGAAAGCGATCAGGACTTTTTAAAGATAAAGCCTGATCTTGACATAGTGTACGAAGATGAAAATATAATGCTTGTAAACAAAAAGCAGGGAGTTTTGGTGCACAGTGACGAAAAGGAATCTTTTAACACACTTATAAACCATATACTTTCCTATTTATATATAAATAAGGAATATGACCCCAAAAAAGAACATTCTTTCCGTCCTTCTTTATGCAATCGCATTGACCGTAACACATCGGGAATAGTTATTGCTGCAAAAAACGCTGAAACATTAAATATAATAAATGAAAAAATTAAAAATAATGAAATTCAGAAATATTATCTGTGTATTGCACTTGGCACTTTTAAAAATAAAAAAGGAATTTTAAAAGACTATCTTTTAAAAGATTCTAAAAACAATACAGTAAGTGTTATAAAAGAATATAAAAAAGGTGCAAAAGAGATAATTACAGAGTATAAAGTATTAAAAGAAAAAAATAATTTATCCTTGGTTGAAGTTCATCTTATAACAGGAAGGACCCACCAGATAAGAGCACATCTTGCAAGTATCGGCCATCCTCTGTTAGGGGATACCAAATATGCAAAACTTTCGGATATGCCGATAAAAAGCAGAAAGCAATATTTATGTTCGTATAAAACTTATTTTAATAAAACCGAAGATGAAAACCTGCTTACTTACTTAGAAGGAAAAACTTATGAAATTAAAAATCCTGTAATTTTAAAAGACTTTGAAATGTTTACGAACAAATAA
- a CDS encoding transcriptional repressor → MVQRRFSKQRQIIYDMIKSNPVHPTADYIYNSLKKDYPDLSLGTVYRNLNVLTESGLIIKITSSCNSEHYDGNTEKHYHLMCEECNHIFDVNIGYLNDIEQEAQKECSHLIKHHSLVFTGVCAECKINAECKMQNAK, encoded by the coding sequence ATGGTACAAAGAAGATTTTCAAAACAAAGGCAAATAATATATGATATGATAAAAAGTAATCCTGTGCATCCGACAGCTGATTACATATATAACAGTTTAAAAAAAGACTATCCGGACTTAAGTCTGGGAACTGTTTACAGAAATCTTAATGTACTGACAGAGAGCGGGCTTATAATAAAAATAACATCAAGCTGTAATTCAGAACATTATGACGGAAATACTGAGAAGCACTATCATCTTATGTGTGAAGAATGCAATCATATTTTTGATGTAAACATCGGGTATCTTAATGATATTGAACAGGAAGCACAAAAAGAATGTTCCCATCTTATAAAACATCACAGTCTTGTGTTTACGGGAGTTTGTGCAGAATGCAAAATAAATGCAGAATGCAAAATGCAAAATGCAAAATGA